The Deferribacterota bacterium sequence CAATATTTAACTTACTACTCTTGCTTTTATAATCATCTTTATCTACTGTTTTATTATCCTCTTTTAATTTTTCTTCCTCAGAGACAACAGAATTTTCTGGAGAAGTAATAGTTTCTTTACTCACCCTAGATTCTCTTTTAGGTATATTAACTGTGCTTTTTTCATTTAGAGGGTTTTCTTCTCTCTTTAAATTACTGCTCTCATCCTTTTTTTTCTTGCTATTAGTCTGATCGTCCGCTTGTCTTGATCTATTGTAAGCACTAGAGGAAGAAGAGAATGAATGCCTTACTTCTTTTTCCTTGTTATCACTTTCTTTAAAATCAGTTAGGGTGAAATAAGAAAGCCCAGATTTTTTATCACTAAACAATTGTAATTCATAGGGTTTAACACTGATACCACTGCGCTTCTTTATTATACGACTTTTATTCATAGTAATCTATTAAACTATATATATTGATCTTCTCCACCATGAATACTTATAACATCCTCGGAATCTAATTGTCTCACAATCTGGACTACTTCTTGTTGTGCTTCCTCAACATCCCTTAGCCTTACAGGACCCATATATTCCATCTCTTCCTTCAATATTTGAACAGCCCTAGATGACATATTTCTAAATATTCTTTGACTCAATTCTTCATCAGCACCTTTTAGCGCAATTGTTAGAACCTTTCTATCAACACGCTTCAAGATCTCTTGTATTGCGCTATTATCAAGCTTTTTAATATCATCAAACACAAACATCATATCGCGTATTTTAGCTGCTAACTCAGGATCGTCCTTATCCATTCGTTCTAATATCTTTCCCGATGTTTGCTTGTCCATCCTATTTAGTATTTCTGCAACATTCCTAAGTCCGCCTACTTCGACATCATATGAGGAAAGTGTTTCAAATTTATCTTCCAAAACATTTGACAGTGTTTTAACAACTGAGGGAGATATATCCTGCAAATTTGCTATCCTA is a genomic window containing:
- the fliG gene encoding flagellar motor switch protein FliG, with the protein product MANQIDIDGLQGTKKAAILLIALGRDYTSKVLSYLDDADLQDVSKEIATTNYVEPNVANEVVKEFYNMYLARKYILQGGIDYARDALTKALGPEKAEKLIGRLIKFLEQGRGFEFLSKVDPKQLVKIIQNEHPQTIALILAHMDSSQAAEALSSLPDELKAEVSFRIANLQDISPSVVKTLSNVLEDKFETLSSYDVEVGGLRNVAEILNRMDKQTSGKILERMDKDDPELAAKIRDMMFVFDDIKKLDNSAIQEILKRVDRKVLTIALKGADEELSQRIFRNMSSRAVQILKEEMEYMGPVRLRDVEEAQQEVVQIVRQLDSEDVISIHGGEDQYI